Within Desulfolithobacter dissulfuricans, the genomic segment GGCACAACATCTTTCAATGGTATTCACCACTCTGATGGTGCTGGCGTTTCTGGTTGACCAGGCTCAGCAGCTGGGATGCTGGCTTTTCCGCAAGGCCTGGGAAGAGTCCAGAAGCAAACGTCAGCTCTGGGAGAATGTCCGTAGTCGATTCAGGGAACTTCCTGTAGACTCGATGGAAACACTCTACCGGAGCATTGCTTTTGGCATCAAGGGGTACGTCGTCGAGGTGATCGAACCTGACGATGTGATGACCTGACCCGCCGTCAATCGGTGGGCTATATCAAAGAGCACGACCTGCCGCAAACAGGAGCGGCAAGGTAAGGGTGCAACTATGCTTAATTGTCAGGATATATCCCTTTTTTGGTTAACAACTTGGCGCATGATGGCGTGATCAAAGCGAAATAGCTTTACCGTCCCCCTTGGGTGAACATAAATCTGCGCCTACCATGGCTCAGAATGCCCTTCACCGGGAATAGCTGTGGGACAAGAAGAAGATGACAGCTCTGATAAAGAAATACCAGCCAAAAGACCTGCAACGCCTTCCTGCCGCGACTGAAAACAAGAAGTTTCTGGTGGACCTGACCTACACCCTGAACCGCAACATACCGGATGGGCAGGGAGGGATACTCTATCCCAAAGGATATTCCTTCAACCCCCTGGATTACGTCAACCTGTCCAGCATCCTGGTAGTCATTGACGGGTCCGACCGGCGGCAGGTGGAATGGTTCAAGGATTCTCCCTATGCCGATGATTTCCGGTGCAGGCTCCTGTTGTCAGGTGGAGATTTTTACGACCTGATTATGGACCTGGGCCGGCCAGCCTTTTACTTATCAGCGGAAATTGCCGACAGGCTTAAACTTGCTGCGGTCCCGTCTGTTGTCGTGCAACAGGGCAACAAGATGCTGGTGCAGGAAATCCTGGTGCCAGACAAAGAGACGCAAAAGGAGAGCACAGGTGAAGACAAATAGAGTGATTGCTGCTGTAATCGCTGGCATTCTCGTCGCCACTCCTGTCCGGGCTGAAATGAAGAGCGGGGATTTCATGAACCCGATTACGGACGTGGCCTGGCAGGAGATTTTTCCCATAAAGATAGGCGGGATAAGTATGTTTGGAGGGAGCAACTACGATACCGATGATCCGGCGGATTTCCCCATCTGCATCTGCCCGGCCCCTCCCCCCATGTTTATCAAAGTCGGTATCTCCATGAGCTTCTGGGAGCCGGCCCGGCTCATCGAGACGGTCGCCACCCCTTACTATTTCCCCAACATGGGTTTTGGCATAAGCATGGGCGGTACGGAAGGTTTCCTGTCCGGCAAGAACCAGGAAATGAACAACGCCTCAAACGAGCAGTCTTCATTTGCCCAGGCACATTACATGATCTTTGCTGTCTGGAGCATGTTGGGACTGCTGGTTGACTTCGTGTGCGTTGAGCAAAGCGGATTTGACATTGCCTACCTCACCGAGCTTGATCCCCTCTGGCAAGACGATGAGCTGGCTTTCATCATCCAGCCAGAAGCCCTGCTTTTTGCAAATCAATACGCACAAATGGCCTGCATGTCTGATTCAGCATCGGTTAATACCTATAGCCCCCTTGATCCGCTTTTCTGGTGCATAGGTAACAATTCCGCATATCCCATGACCGGGCATGTCGGTGATGAAAATCTGATCCAGGCCAACGCAACGATTGCCGCCCGCATGATATTCAAGCTGGCCCGAGAGATGCTCATTTGCGATACGGGTATTGATCTCTGCGGCTGTCAACCGACACCGATATGGCAAAAATCTCATTACAAGATGCACGCCGCTCGTCCGACTGTCCGGCAGATCGCTTACCCTGTCGGCAAAAGCCAGTTTTTCTACGGGTCCAATCTCAACCCTTCCTTCAAGGGACCAAAAGGACCAGGAGACGAATTTCTCTGGGTGCTTTTCAGAAAACGTGCCTGCTGTGCGTTCAGTTACACCATGATGGACTCTATACCGATAGACGATCTTTCCGGAGGGTTACCGTAATGCGTCGTCTCTGCTTTGTGATTGCCATGGCTGTCATGGCCGGAACTGTTCATGCCGGTGATAGCTCACGAATCGGCGTGAAAGATATTTCAGGTGTCCTGAAGCAGGCTAAGGAAAAAGCCGAAACCTTGTCATTGCCTGAAAACCCGCAGACAGATGCAGCTCGGGAAGCTGCGGAGCGGGTTGTGCGTCAGTTTCGTTCACCAGAGTACCAGGCCCGGCTCCAACGCGAGCAGGAACGGCTAAAACAGGAGGTATTCAAGGATTACCTGGCTGCCAGTGGAGACAAGCCGGACCGGAAGCAGGATTCCGGACAACCGGATGGCCAACTTTCGGCAACAGAGAGGGTGTACCTGTTTTTTTCAAGTTCTGTCCCCATGGATACGCTCCACTCTTACATGGACCTGATCGAAAAGGCGCATGACCCGAATGTAATCATGGTGATGCGTGGGTTTGTCGGGGGCATGAAGAAGGCGAAGCCTACCCTGGAGTATCTCACCAGCCTGCTTAAAAAAGATCCTGACTGTGATTTCGGGAAGAAGAAATGTGAAGCCTATCGTGTCAACATCCAGATAAATCCCATGCTTTTCCGGAAATATGCCGTCAACAGGGTGCCGACGGTTATCTATGCTTTCGGCCTCTCACCGGAGAGTGGCCTTGGAAATGACACGGCAACGGGCCGGGCATACATCATCGAGGGAGATGCTGGGCTGGATTATCTTCTGGAGCGAATCAACCGTGAGGCAAAAAGAAAGTCCCTGGACAGCCTGGTCAGAGTCATGCGAAGTGGAAACCATTGATGAGGAGGAAGCTCGTCATGGCTGAAGGTGGAAAGCATGATGGTTCGATTAGTGAGGCAGAAACAGTAAAACAAAAGCTCCACCAAATCCATGTGCTTGAATCAATAATCAACGATCTCACCCTTGCATTGGAATTATGGCTGGATGATTATGCTTTTGACGAGCACCACAAGATAAAACAGCGAAAATTGATTGAAAAGGCGTGTCTATTGATCGGCAAGCCAAGGAGCATGGAAGAATTGAAGGATATGGTTAATAAATCAGAAGGTGCTTTATGAGCGAAGAAAAACAGACAAGAGACAAAAAGAAACGAAGCAGGCCCGGATATACTGCGGCGCCAGAATCAGGATATTCCTTCCGAGAGGAAAAGAATGTCAAGCAATGGATAGTTTGCAGCCAAGCGCTTTTGTGATCTTGCTGATGGTAGTGAATCTTGGATTGCCATCTTCGGATAGAGATTTGTACAGACTGGCTCTGGTGACCCCTGCTTTTTTGGCTATTTCGGTCATCCCTTTCGCCCTTGCTGCAATACTCAGGGCATGGATAAAGTCGGCTTCGTCTCCGGTAGCAGCTACCTCCTGCAAGAAAAGGCGAATATCCTCAGCAGTCTTCAAATGTTCGGCAATGTCAAAAGGTTTTGTTTTAAGGGCCATAAGTTAATCCTCCAGTTCGGATAAAAGCTCTGTAGCTTTGGCAATGTTTTTTTCCTGGCTCGATTTTTCGCCACCAACCAACAACAAAACAACGCTATTGTTCTTGATGGTGTAATAAATGCGCCAGCCTGGGCCAAAAAAGAAACGCAGCTCAAACAGATTGGGACCAAGCGGCTTGTAGTCTCCAAAATTGCCGTTTTCAACTCGGCTGAGCCTGGCCAGTATCCTGATTTTGGCTTGGGAGTCCTTCAACCTGGCAAACCACTTGTCGTATTCTTTTGTGCTGCGCAACGTGTATTCCATATCTAATTGTATCCCAGAGGATACGATATGGCAAGGGAGCTAGTAAATTATGAGCACAGAAAAACCAAAAAAAACAAACAAGGTAGGAAGCAGGCCCGGATATGCGGCGGTTATCGGAATTTCCCTGTTGACTGCCGTTGTCACCGCCACAGTAACGGTGGCGGTCTATGACACCCGCTACGCCCAGAAAGTGGTGGCCATGGATCTCAAGGGTTATGTCAAGACCCAACGGGACCGACTACTGGCAGGTGAAATTGATGACGAGGGCCTGCGGGCCAGTTTCGATGCAATGGAACAGGCCCTGCTCAATGTACCCCCCAACCATACCGTGATTCTGAAGGAGGTGGTTTTACGCAATGCTCCGGAAGTTACTGTCGATACAGTTAAGCAATAGGGAAAAACGGCTTGTCGCCGTGGTAGTACCAGCTCTGCTCATAGGGGCCTGGCTGCCGGGACGTATCAGTGTCTCAACCAGTCCGTCGCTTCATCACCGGATTTTCTTTCTATCGGCTGCACCGGACACGAGCCGGATCAAAAATGGTGACTACATCGTGTTTCAGCAGGATGGGAAGCGGCTGATTAAAATTGTCGGCTGTGCTCCGGGAGAATGGCTTGATGTCCACCGAGGCGAATACTTTTGTGGGGACCGATTCCTTGGCAAAGCCCTTACCCGTGACAGCAAGGGTAATCCACTGCCAAGATTTGTGTACAAAGGGGTTGTTCCTCCAGGGAATTTTTTTATGACCGGAGAGCACGTGCAGAGCTACGACAGCAGATATACAGGATTTGTCCATGCTGACGATGTGGAATACAAGGCATACCCGCTCTGGCCGATCTGGTAAACGGTTCCTGCTGCTTGGCTGCCTGGTCATGGTGGCCCTGACAGGGACGGCTGTAGCGGAAGAAAAAAAGTTTTACGACGACTCAAAACGAGGTTGGTTCTGGTACGAAGACCCGCCTCCGGAAGAGGAACCGGAAAAGCCGGAGGAAAAGCCGGCCAGGCCGGTTCCCTCCTTGCAGGCGTACACTACCGAGGAGCTGTGGAACATGCACCCGGATGATTTCCAGGAGCTCCTGATGGCCCTGCAAAAAAAAGCGGTGCAGTATCCCACCGAAGAAAACGTCCTCGAATACCTGACCATCCAGGATATTGCCAGGCGCAAGGCCGCGGCCTATGCAAATGTGGCTGCGTATGTGGTCCAGAAGCATGGGCAGTTTGATGTGGCCCAGGCGTATCCGGCGGCCATGCCTGGTGTCAAGGCCAGGGTACGTCAGCAGCGCCAGGAAATCGCTTCGGTCATAACGAATGCAAAGGATGACCATGCCTTGCTCTTTTTCACAAATCCGGATTGCGGTTACTGTGCTGAACAACGCCAGATACTGGCATATTTCACGGAACGATATGGATGGCAGATTAAAACCATCGACACCACTATTGATCCGGGAATCGCCGCCCGGTTCAACATCAGCATCACCCCTACCCTTATGCTTATCAGGCGTGACAGGCCGGATTACCTGACCGTAACCACCGGCGTGGTTTCGCTTGCAGACCTGGAACGCAGGCTTTACCGGGCCATACGGCTTCTGCGGGGAGACATTACCCCGGAGAACTATTCGACATATGATTTCCAGAAAGGTGGAGCACTTGATCCCACCGCAATTTTGAACGAGAGGAACGATCAGTGGATCAAGCTGAAAGACTGAAATACTTCAACCTGGAAACTCCGCCGCCGTTTGCCAAAACCATCCTCAAGGAGTGGCCAGAGGAAAAATTTCGGGAATTTGAACCGTATATCATCGAGGAGCAGCGGCACGGCAGCGCTTCTGTGAACGTCTTCCGGGTAGTGGGGACGCGGCACCCTGACTATGCGGGTAAAACCTGGCTCGATCTCCTGATGAACGGACGGCGTATGATGGTCAACCTGCCGCTGTTTCAGGACAATCCAGGCTATTACCTGGAGACCGGGACCAAGGAGCCGTATATGCACTACCAGTCCATTGATGGTGGTGACGTGTACATCGGTGCTGAAGGAAACCACCGCACCTGTATTGCCCGGTTTTTTTTCTTTACCCAGGGAATGACTACGTTGCACGGGATCACCCTGGATGATTACCGGATTGACTGGGCCTTCAAGGAGGTTTGTGATGAACTGATGTTTGAGGTCAAGAAGCTAAGACTCCCGTTTCATCTCACTGTGACAAGAAAGCTCATCGACCGGCAGGATGCCGCAGACTGGCGGCTTGACAGGTTTGCCTTGACAGCCAGGGTTTTCGATGCGCGGCGGCAAGAAACCTTTGAGCTGGACAGGGAGGGATTGTGCCGGTTTATAGATGAGGTAAAAAAACCGTGGTGGAAAAAAATATCATTCACCCGGAAATCAGCCCCGGTCAGGATTGCGTAAGTTTGAAAGAGCGGCAGGTTGCGCTATCCCTCCTCGGCCTGAAGGCCGGGGTCTCTCTCGCAGTATTAGGAGGTAACGATATGAAAAAAATCATGAAACGAGCCTTTGCCCTGACCTTGGCGGCAACGCTGCTGCTGCCGGGTTCCGGTCTGGCCGGTGGCTGGGTGGATGACTGGCTTTCCCAGAGCACGACCACTTCCCCGGATTACTTTTCCGGGCAAAAACGCGGCTACTATTCGGCAGGCAGCTTCAATGCCCGCTGGCGCAGCAATGCGGACTATCCCATCACAGTGGAAATGCCCAGGATCAAAAGTGGCTGTGGCGGCATAGATATGTTCATGGGGGGGTTCAGCTTCATGGACTTCGAGTATCTTGTCGAGAAATTTGAACGCATACTGGCAAACGCCGGAGCGGTGGCCTTTGATCTGGCCTTGAAGACCATGTGTGAACCCTGCGCCACCACGGTCAAGGCCATAGACGCCCTGGTCAACCAGCTCAACAGTATGCAGCTCGATGAATGTGCGACAGCCAAAAACATGGTAGCGATCCTGGATGATGGCAGTGGCGGTTTTGCGTCAATGGATGCCATAAGCCAGAATTTGTCCACCGCTCTCAAGGAAAACAAGCTGACCCAGGGCATCGAGGACCTCTATCAGTCCATCACCGAGACAGATCGCGCCAACCAGAATGTTCCGCAACAGGCTGACGTGGAACGTGCCGTGAGTGGCTGCAATGCAGAGATCAAGGAAATCTTCCTGTCTGATCTTGCACCTGGCGGCAGTTCCCTGCTGTACAACCTGGGTGTGGTCAAGATGGGGCTTAACGAACAGTATATTGACCTTATCAGGGGGCTGATAGGTGACATACGCATCGAGGGACCGGAAAAAGCGTTTCTCGTGCATTTTATCTCACCGTGCCCCCAAAATGACCCTGATGACGTGAAATCGTTCATAGATGGCAATGTAGTGGCCCGAAATCAGGCTGGAACCTGTTACCAGATTACCGACGCCAACAGGGACCTGGTGGATTATGTTCAGAGCACTATGGAGAGAGTGGCAAACGGTATTCGCAGTAAATCCGTACCAGCTTCGAACGATCTGGCTTTTATAGAATCCAGCCCCCTGGCGCCGCTGCCGGTACTCAAGGTGGCTGTGTCCACGGAGATGGAATCGTCCACCATTGCCTCCATGAGCGAACTGACCGCCAAAGCCTACACCTTGCAGATTTTCAGTGATCTGTACAGCCGGGCAAACAGGATCATGGAAAAGACAAAAGAGATGATGGGCAAGAAAGCCGTGGCTGCTGCCGGCCAGGATTCGGAAAACTGCACCGCTGCGATATTTGCCGATAATCTTGACAAGCAGGTGTCCGGGATGATGGAAAGCATCAACAAACTGAAATATGCTGCCCGTGACAGCTATACCACCGCTGCAAAGGAGATGACGACAATCATGGATATGTTGAGATACATGCAGCAGGCCGAGTCAAAAGTATATGCCGAGATAACCAGGAGATACGGCAAAGACATTGCCGACAGGGTGAAGGAGTTATAACTTGGTCGTCTCCCGCAATAACCACCCACTGCCCCATTTGTGCAAATTGCAACCTTTAACTCCCGATTTGCACAACTTCCTGTATTTTGGCAGGTGACCGGAAATCTTTGAAACAGTATATTGAGCAACAAAAAAGCCCCGTTATATCCCCTACCTGAAGGAAGGGGTACGGGGCAAGATAGATAAACTTTACCATTTTGCGCGGAAAGCCCCGTCCTCCAGGGCGGGGAGGACGTTAGTCAGTAACTACAGTTTGCCTGACCACGATTTTGTCCGGGGGTACAAGACGCCTGGCAATATCGTAGGAGGCCCGAACCACGATATCACGGGCGACTTCTTCCATAGCTGTACCGGAAAGGCCGCTCAACCCTCCGAAGCCAACACCTCCAGCAACAACTCCGGCTCCAACCCCATAACTGGTCTTTCCGGACTCGGCAGTGTACGTCTTGCTGAAGATCACCTCGCCGGTCTTGACCTCGATTAAACGCACGTCCATACCTAGGGTCGCTTTTTGCTTGGTCTGGCTTATGGCCCCGAGAACAGGGATGAAGCCACCACCCAGGGAACCGCTTTTGTTCTCAAAATTGATGGATGTAACCGATCCCATGACAAGGTAGTCGGCTGCCTCCAGCGATGCGGTCTGCTGAGGGCCTCCGGCCAGAGCCAACTCCTTCTGAACTGCCTCCATTGCTTTCCGGTCAAATATCCTGAAACAGCCTGTGTTTTGAATAGATCCAGTAAACATATCCTGAAGTCCGTCTCCGATCCCCTCAAAGCTGGGGGTGCCTGCAAGCCGTAGCAGGGCAAAAAGACCACTCTGCTGGCTCGCCCCTTTTGATCGACACGCCGCAGCGTCGCAGGAGATATTTCCAATGGATATTTTGATGTTAGACCTGTCCGAACAACTCAACTGCTCGACAGTTCCCTTGTCGTCCACAGCCACTCCAATGGTCCTTTCCTTGACAGCGGTCGGCCCCTGTGTGGAGACGCATCCAGTTACCAGTAAACCGATCATTCCAACTGCTGCAACAATATTTTTTTTCATAGAGCCTCCATAAAAAAAATTCCGACTTCATCTGGAAAAAAACACAAAATTGCAACCCAAGCTATACTCGTCGTTTCAATCATAAACACCAAGAATGATATTATCAGAATCGCTGGTAAAGCTGTCTGACGAGCTACTGTCGCTCTCGATAGAATCATTATTATCGTATGACGTATCACCAGATTTGTAATGGTTAAGTTTAACACCTGTAAAATGCAAGAAAGGGAGTGCAACGAAAATAAGATACATCAAAAAGAGTATAACACCTCCTCCGTCAAAAATAGAGCTTGACAGAAAAAAAACAACAATAATGCTAAAAGCAACCAACTTGGCGACATTAGGGTATTTCCCCCATTTTTCATCTGGATTTCCAGTCAACCACTTGTTATCATTAACCATTAAGTAATCATCCTCAACTTCAGCACCACAAAATCGACATATTTCATCATCAATATCAATCTCAGCCCCGCAGGACCCACAAACTACCTTGTCTCCGATGTCCTCTTGAGAGCAAAACTCTAAAGTGGACGTGGGCTGGACCGGTTCTTTTGACACAGAATAAACCGGAAGCCGATCCATAACTTCCAATCCTATCGCAGCAGCCTTAACCCGGACGTTCGTGTCTCCGGAGACGAAGACGGTTTCCTTGCCTTTGTCATGCAGGGTATAGGCCACGGACAGGATGCGGTTGTCCGGCGAACTCATGTCGAGACCGGGATTGCGCCCCCTGCCGACAAAGATTTTCAGCTTGCCGCCGTTATCAAGTTCCACCCCTTTATTAAGGCTTCCCTTGGATCTCAGAGTATCCAGCAGCCGGATCACCTGCCGGGCGTTTCGGCCCAGATCGTCCTCATTGGATTTGAACCTGTCCAGCTCCTCAATCACCTGCATGGGCAGAACCACGACGTTATCGGGAAAAGAGTTGATGGAGCCTGGATTGTCCAGAAGTACGTTGGTGTCAAGAACATAGTGTTTCATCTTGCCCTCCTCGTGCCTTATGTACCTTTTAATAACCGATGATATATGGGGGCAAACCCAATGTCAAATATCCTACCTTACCTATATATATCATATGATATGGTACAATATGATATCAAGAAAAAAATTCAAAAAAGTTTTCTTTCCTCCACTTTTTTTCCGAAAAAAGGTTCCGCCCCCGGTAAGAGAATATAGAAGATCGTCGCTCCGCCAGGGGCAGGCAACAAAAAGTTCAGGAGATACAAGAATGCCCAGACTTAGGATCAGTTCTTTTCCGGTTCCGACAATGTTGGCCACCTTGCTGATGCTGTTGATCCAGGCCGATCCCGCCCTGGCCCTGCATATGGAATTTTATACTTATGGCGGTTTCGGGCCGGTGACGCAGGCGTTTCGCAAGATCGCCCTGATTTTTACCGATTCG encodes:
- a CDS encoding conjugal transfer protein TraF, which translates into the protein MLTMWNTRHTRSGRSGKRFLLLGCLVMVALTGTAVAEEKKFYDDSKRGWFWYEDPPPEEEPEKPEEKPARPVPSLQAYTTEELWNMHPDDFQELLMALQKKAVQYPTEENVLEYLTIQDIARRKAAAYANVAAYVVQKHGQFDVAQAYPAAMPGVKARVRQQRQEIASVITNAKDDHALLFFTNPDCGYCAEQRQILAYFTERYGWQIKTIDTTIDPGIAARFNISITPTLMLIRRDRPDYLTVTTGVVSLADLERRLYRAIRLLRGDITPENYSTYDFQKGGALDPTAILNERNDQWIKLKD
- a CDS encoding CsgG/HfaB family protein, producing the protein MKKNIVAAVGMIGLLVTGCVSTQGPTAVKERTIGVAVDDKGTVEQLSCSDRSNIKISIGNISCDAAACRSKGASQQSGLFALLRLAGTPSFEGIGDGLQDMFTGSIQNTGCFRIFDRKAMEAVQKELALAGGPQQTASLEAADYLVMGSVTSINFENKSGSLGGGFIPVLGAISQTKQKATLGMDVRLIEVKTGEVIFSKTYTAESGKTSYGVGAGVVAGGVGFGGLSGLSGTAMEEVARDIVVRASYDIARRLVPPDKIVVRQTVVTD
- a CDS encoding conjugal transfer protein TraH codes for the protein MKKIMKRAFALTLAATLLLPGSGLAGGWVDDWLSQSTTTSPDYFSGQKRGYYSAGSFNARWRSNADYPITVEMPRIKSGCGGIDMFMGGFSFMDFEYLVEKFERILANAGAVAFDLALKTMCEPCATTVKAIDALVNQLNSMQLDECATAKNMVAILDDGSGGFASMDAISQNLSTALKENKLTQGIEDLYQSITETDRANQNVPQQADVERAVSGCNAEIKEIFLSDLAPGGSSLLYNLGVVKMGLNEQYIDLIRGLIGDIRIEGPEKAFLVHFISPCPQNDPDDVKSFIDGNVVARNQAGTCYQITDANRDLVDYVQSTMERVANGIRSKSVPASNDLAFIESSPLAPLPVLKVAVSTEMESSTIASMSELTAKAYTLQIFSDLYSRANRIMEKTKEMMGKKAVAAAGQDSENCTAAIFADNLDKQVSGMMESINKLKYAARDSYTTAAKEMTTIMDMLRYMQQAESKVYAEITRRYGKDIADRVKEL
- a CDS encoding addiction module antidote protein: MALKTKPFDIAEHLKTAEDIRLFLQEVAATGDEADFIHALSIAARAKGMTEIAKKAGVTRASLYKSLSEDGNPRFTTISKITKALGCKLSIA
- a CDS encoding type-F conjugative transfer system pilin assembly protein TrbC — its product is MRRLCFVIAMAVMAGTVHAGDSSRIGVKDISGVLKQAKEKAETLSLPENPQTDAAREAAERVVRQFRSPEYQARLQREQERLKQEVFKDYLAASGDKPDRKQDSGQPDGQLSATERVYLFFSSSVPMDTLHSYMDLIEKAHDPNVIMVMRGFVGGMKKAKPTLEYLTSLLKKDPDCDFGKKKCEAYRVNIQINPMLFRKYAVNRVPTVIYAFGLSPESGLGNDTATGRAYIIEGDAGLDYLLERINREAKRKSLDSLVRVMRSGNH
- a CDS encoding TraU family protein, which encodes MKTNRVIAAVIAGILVATPVRAEMKSGDFMNPITDVAWQEIFPIKIGGISMFGGSNYDTDDPADFPICICPAPPPMFIKVGISMSFWEPARLIETVATPYYFPNMGFGISMGGTEGFLSGKNQEMNNASNEQSSFAQAHYMIFAVWSMLGLLVDFVCVEQSGFDIAYLTELDPLWQDDELAFIIQPEALLFANQYAQMACMSDSASVNTYSPLDPLFWCIGNNSAYPMTGHVGDENLIQANATIAARMIFKLAREMLICDTGIDLCGCQPTPIWQKSHYKMHAARPTVRQIAYPVGKSQFFYGSNLNPSFKGPKGPGDEFLWVLFRKRACCAFSYTMMDSIPIDDLSGGLP
- a CDS encoding type II toxin-antitoxin system RelE/ParE family toxin; this translates as MEYTLRSTKEYDKWFARLKDSQAKIRILARLSRVENGNFGDYKPLGPNLFELRFFFGPGWRIYYTIKNNSVVLLLVGGEKSSQEKNIAKATELLSELED
- a CDS encoding PIN domain-containing protein, producing MKHYVLDTNVLLDNPGSINSFPDNVVVLPMQVIEELDRFKSNEDDLGRNARQVIRLLDTLRSKGSLNKGVELDNGGKLKIFVGRGRNPGLDMSSPDNRILSVAYTLHDKGKETVFVSGDTNVRVKAAAIGLEVMDRLPVYSVSKEPVQPTSTLEFCSQEDIGDKVVCGSCGAEIDIDDEICRFCGAEVEDDYLMVNDNKWLTGNPDEKWGKYPNVAKLVAFSIIVVFFLSSSIFDGGGVILFLMYLIFVALPFLHFTGVKLNHYKSGDTSYDNNDSIESDSSSSDSFTSDSDNIILGVYD
- a CDS encoding S26 family signal peptidase — its product is MLRKLLSIQLSNREKRLVAVVVPALLIGAWLPGRISVSTSPSLHHRIFFLSAAPDTSRIKNGDYIVFQQDGKRLIKIVGCAPGEWLDVHRGEYFCGDRFLGKALTRDSKGNPLPRFVYKGVVPPGNFFMTGEHVQSYDSRYTGFVHADDVEYKAYPLWPIW